The DNA window acactgaccaactgaccacatttcattacaaagaatGTAATTAATCCTGTAAAACTGGATTCACTGAAGTCCTAAAACTGGGATGGGAACCAAATAGCAGCctttaagaatctgctgctactgatgcATGTTGtctgtgtcaaaatgtcatgattaaTATCGTGCAttattaaaatgtctttaaatactgACAAATATCGTACCCAATAGCCCACTCCTACAGCAGAAGCACTGTTACTAGCAGAAATCTCCCATTATGGCTCTTTAAAAGCAACAGTTCAACCAAAAATCTCTCATTTACTCAGTTTTCCAATCCAATTTACCAATTACCCTGAACATCACAACTAGACTATTAAACAAGACTATTAAAAGTTCATCATCCGTCCTATACTGTCCAGGGTACTTCAAACTATGCTATACTCCGACCAGCCGCTAGCTGAATTTGTAGATCTTGGCTGTAGTCCCTTAATTCCCAATCATGACCCTTGCCAGTACATTCATACAGTGAATGAATGATGGTCTATGGAGAGACTCCATATAGGTAGTTTAAAAGAAATGCTTAGCACATTttctttttggggggggggggggggggggtgctgctTTAcaactcatcatcatcatcatcatcatcaagccTTTCTGAGCTATCAGGTGTGCTCAAGCTGACAAAACACAATCTCCATGACTTCCATCGAGCCTGCAGGAGGTGCATTAAAGCCGAATCCCTACAGTGGCCTCCTGGAGAAATCATTAACCTGCCAATCAAAACGTTCCAGCAACTTCACagaagttaaaaaaacaaaaagtgtccCGTCAGTTTgatcagaggtggtcagagcaACCGTCACAAACTACGTGCTATTTCAAAGAACGATGCGCGTCCTAGAAATAAGCCAGTGTGCAGAACAAGTAAACCGTTGCAGGAGGGAATAAGGGGGAAAAGGCCACACCAGAGCAGAGCACCGTAACCGTAAAGTCGGACCAACACCGTCGCTCGTCCTGAAGATCTGCATGTAGATCAAGGATTTCACTGATGAAGTGAAAGTAGACTGTATAAACATTCATAAAACAGAATGTGTCCAATGTGTCTCTTGTTATAGACTgttattatctttattattccATCCTCAGGATGAAGCATGTAAATATCACTGTTCAGAAAAGATATCCAAGCTGAGAGGTACATAAGTGTATGggtttgaagaaaaaaacaaaagtaggCTACTGAAGATGACTGGCCTTCTGGGCTGCACCAGAAGCTGTAGACTGGGCCGGATGTTTCTGATCACCTCTGAGCAAATATGGTTTTGGACGCTGAGCCACTGCAGTATGAAATAAAGCACAagacaaatacacacaataaaTGGATCCGGACGATTTCTCCAGGAAGGCCAACATGGCAGGTCCAGCAAGCAAGCAACAAGGTAAAGCGGAGATAGAGACCCTGGGTGTTAGAGACGCAATAATGCCAAGAAACGGACATGAGCCGAGCTAGTGAACCTGAAGGACTGACAGTATACTCCAACACGGTCTAACCTCTGAATCTGAAGGGCTGCCTGTGCATTTAAGAGCAACTGGAATTAATAAGACTTCTCCAACTGAAAGATCACCCCAAAACGTGGGCTGTCCCACTTTTAGAAAGGCCAAATCCATGCCAGGAAAGCCTGGGCAGCTCTGTCTATACTGTCTCTGCCTGGGTGTAAAAAttcagaaggtccagaaagtaaaaattaaaaatccGGTTGGAAGAAAAATCGGAAAATCCGGATCCAGGAAGATAAAAAAGATCACCTCAGGATTTTGCTCTGAGGCAGCTGAAACACTTACTTTCTAGATCCGGATTTTCCACCACTGCTCACTTTATGAAAGAAGTGCTGCGATGTGTGATTATTTCTGAACATGGCTGGACAGGCCATCCATCAGAACGTGCCCTTAATATTCTGTACACCCTTCTCTGAGCACTGTGGTTACACTACCTCACAAGAGGAGAGGACTCATTTAAATGCAACTTACAAACCAGCAAAAATCTGGACAATGTAAACTGTTCAActggaattattattatcatgaaCTACGCAAGTGTAATAGTGATAACACGGTAACTACGGAGAATGTAGCTTGTTTCGGAGTTTGAAAGCCAAAATAGTGGATTTCTAATcatttcaattattattattattattactttgtaGACGTCAGCGAGGCCAAGTAAACACTTGCATTGCTCAAATGTTTCTCAGGTGTCCTGAGACGTACAAGGCAATGAGAGATACGTTTTGtcatagaaaaaagaaaattcattcatagaacaaaaataaaaaataactgaataaattgCAGATACTGCTCATTTCTAcaataaaaaactaaattaaaaaaagaaaacccaaaACCTGTATGTCTGACTGTGCAAGCTTGTCTTAATGTTAAATGTATACCACCCATATTTGCCTGGTTATCCATTAGTGGTTGTTTTCAAATCCACATTGTACCAACGTAGCCCTTATTCTCAAGGAAATATGGAACATGGAATGTTCAACATCCCAATACTGTGGCGGCAAAAAGAAGAAGTCGCCCAAAAAGAGCAGGAGCGTGCTGGAGAGCAGGACTATGAAGGGAAGGTGTACTGTGGCCTTGTGGAGAGTCTGAAGTGATTATGACTGAAGACCAGCTACTGAAAGTCTTCGTACAAAGGGGAGCAAGCGAGCAAATGAGACAGTGAGAACAGGAGAGACAGGAGGGCCACACCATTCTTGGGCAGCAGGTAGCTCATGACAAACAGAATGGCTAGGAACATGTGTGAACCACCCCGTTCTTGGACAGGTCCGGGCTGCTTGCCACCAGATCAGATGACAGACTCAGTGAGGACGTCTTGCTGGTCAAGGAGGACATACTGCTGCTGCCCAAACCACAGTCCTGCACCACAGAACTCGAACCATTGGAGCCCTCactgaaaacaaagaaaggaagCAAGTGTAAGAGAAGAGAAAATCCACCCAGGTAAGAAATATGctttttatggcatttacataaaatactttacttaaaaataaaagataactGATTGACATATGGGTGAAAGAAAATAATTTTCAATTATGATGATATGGTTTGCAATACTATACAATATCAATTATCAAAAACACAGAATCCATTTTAATTCGTTTACTAGGTTTGCAGTAGTACACTTTTAGGTATACAGTATATCAGAATGTATGGTTATTATACAATGTACATTTGCGTAATACCGGTATTGGAGCATTAAGCAAATTTGTTTCCAAAACattaatgaagaaaataatcagcagattaatccatAAAGAACATCCATTACATCTATTTttccattacttttatttatataattatataattttactTTCATTAATAAATTTAATACACTTTTCCTTGAGGGGTCACTGTGACAGAAgatggagaagaaggaggaggagaaaaagaagagaagggaaaggagaaggaggacaagaaaatgagagaaggagaagaagaaggggaaggaggaggatgagaagtgggtggagaagaaggaggagatggaggagtaggagaagagaagaaggaagaagaatTGTGAAACACTGAAACCTTAAAACGGTGATATTCTCTGAGattgtttacatgtaaagactgGTGGTCAGATTGGTGGTGTTGTAGTttgatcccactgttctgattggacagaaagtaaacttttcttttactccgATTTACTTTACTTTGACAGATTTTTATACTCTAGCTTCTCGGAAATtcgattaaaataaaaaaaaaaaacctatatATCGACTTGCTTACAGTACCACAATGTACTGAATCGTAACTCCTGTATTGTATCGCCAGCTTCTTGCCAACACACAGCCCTAGACTGGTCAGCGATGACCAAGGCAGCCTTTCAGGGTTTCAGTCGTGCCTGATGATTTAACTCTACCATGGTTTTTGACTTAAGCCTCTTTATCCTCGATAATAAAAGAACACCAGAAGCCTCTTCAGCGAAGGTTCCCAAATGATGGTGATCCTTCACCCCAGTAAGTTCAGCTCCTAGCCTACTTCAATCACTTCAGATCTGATCTACAGTATCTCATCAGCCTTACCTGAGGGCCAGCTGGTGCTCCTCTCGTTGCAAGCTGTGCTCACTCTGGCCATTTTCACTGGCTGCTACCAACTTATACTTCATCCCAGGAGCTACATGGCCCTCCTGCAGCACAAACATAACACGACTGTAGCAAACCACAGGCTCCTCCAACACTGACCAACGCAATGCTAGGGTGGTTTACCTATCTTTCCTGAAAACCATTGTCTATTGTCACAATTATTCTTCTGAGTGCATCCTACCAGAGCAAAGCAGGAGTGTAGGTGGATGGAGGTTTAGGTTTTGGCATTTAACTACGATCAAATGTTGTGATCAAAGGGGTGCATGTACTCATTTAAATTactgcagattaaaaaaatgacaacAGCTAATTGAATTTTGACCTCACTTAAAATAGCTTGACAGCTTTTACTGATATTGGATGTATTTAATTACAAGTCTATTAGGTCTATTAGCACAAATCCCAGGAAGCAATCAGAACAGCTCCTGCAAAAACTCATCTGTAAACATGGGTCAGGGTTCTGCCCCTGAGGGCTTGCTCACCAAGGCCATCTCCCGTGTCCTCATGCcgatctctctctccacctgGTGCAGCTCCAGGCTCAGCTGCTCGCTGGACACGCCAGCTGTTGACCATTCCACTGGAGCTGACGGTCCGGCCATAGAGACGGGCTCTCTCTGCAAAGCCACCACACTGCTGGAGCTCTGCGGCAGATTTAAGGTGTTAAAACCAGTGCCGTAGTGTAGATCAggcaatataaaataattaataatcacaCAAGCAGACAGTTAGCTAACCAGAGCTCTACATTCTGGAAATATCTTTATAATTAAAACGTTCAATCAGATACAGACCGATCTGAAAAGCAGGGAAATCCCATTACTGAACTGGACTTCAGGTCAATAATCCCTACCTGGCACTGCATTCTTTATTTTATGgccttaaaatcactgtttttagAAAAACGGCACTCTGAATGCTTAGGACATTGAtataagaaaatataataaGCTGCTCACCTCCATGGAACGATTCTGTTGGGTGATCTGTTGGTTGacctgctggagctccatcctcAGTTGTTCCCTATCTTGGGCAGCAGGGGGCAGACTGAATGACAGAGATAAGGTTACATTATTATTTGCTTACATCTCTGCAGAAAATGCAGCAAGCCTGGATACACAGTTAAACACCTTAAGCTCATgtcatgtgattttttttaatgactttaTATGATTTGGGTAAAAAAATCGTACACAATATTAACATAGAGGCCTGTGCCATTCAAAACGACCCTCACCGCTCACTGAAGTATCCCTGAGATGGCATGGTTTGATGCTGGGGGTATGATGATGCTTCACTCCAGCCTCCATGATTTCCATAATTATAATCAACtgcacaaaacaaaaagcacCACTGAGATGAAATGACCTCATTTTAAAGCAATGAAACTGGAAGAAAGTAACGCATGCATGGGAACCACCCACATTTTTATAACCTACTAGTCTTCATTTTCatgctcttttatttatttatttattttttaactcttaacttaaagcagcattatgcgagaactggcatttcttgctccttacctccccctacagtcaaaaTCTATAATTCACAGTTCGAGCCACCCCTAAACGACCCTTTTTCCGTCCCATTTCTATACGAGCTAAGAGCTACAGAAACATCAcgtaaagtgaaagaagcatgtgggccgAAGGCCACATTTATCACATTTGGACCGTGGACCGAGGGccacatttatatttatgccaGCTTTATCAAGATTATATCGTGCAGATAGCAGCGTGCTGAGTCTGGAGTAGCTTTGATTACACTGAGTGGAGCATGGTtttgaagctgatattttaaggtagaattgctacataatgttgctttaaagcctTGAAGCTCATGAGGATGCAGGTTACCTGCACTggcagtgtgtttggctgggtggcCCGGCACCAGGCCAGAAGGCTGGTAGCCAGATTTGGACGTGCGCGAGATGACTCCGAAGCGTGAAACAGTGGGCAGGGAGCCGAATGGAATGATGGGGTCGTCGTCTTTGACCTCAGGTGCTCTGCGTTGCAGCTCCAATGCAGGATCCCTCAGGCCCTTTTCTACATTCTGCTGATGAGAAGAGCAATTGTTAAAATCTCTATATCAACTTTTTCACTTTCTCACTttagtttatatttatttgtgttttatagagtttttggcgcaatttaaaataaatataataaatttcCTTTTGTACATAGCAGATTTGTGCCGCTCATAAAAGAGTAATAAGTATCACTGCCCCTCACTTTTATGTGGCCTTTGGTCTGTCAACATGGTAAAAAAGAACAAACTCGACACAGCAAACAAAGATAACCTTTTGCCTTGTGCGCCCACTCAAAGTCATTACAGCACAACAGAACAACAGCACAGGAGAACCTTTTCAATTCACAGATACTTCACAAACTCATGAGCTCGGTCCAGGGCTTCAACTCACCATTTCCATGTAGCCTGCGGCCATGCCCTCTTTGGATTTCACATCCTTGCCAATGTATGGGACAAATGTGTCACATGACCATGGAGAGTACTGAGCAGCGTAGTCTGGCTCCCTGAAGCTCTCGAATGCAGTGGAGTTCTCTTCCATGTACTGTTGAGCAATAACACAAACACTCAGTATAGTGCATGCAGCACTAATTTTTCAATCTTATGGTCTTAAAGATCTTTGATCATATGGAGGTGGTGAAAAGCTGGCCCTGGTACACCTTCAGCTGCGGAACCACCGCAATTAacactgtgtttacatgcacCTTAAATGATGATGTCACAGCCGGTGGCCTGCTTACGTGGCTTTGTCCTCTAGCTTCTTGGGCGTAGCTTGAATCGTAAGAGGGGGCCAGGTTTGGGGAAGAGGCAAAGGGTGGAGGGGACACGACTTTACGCTCTTCTAGCTGGGCCATGATCTCCTTTCTTCGGCGGTGCAGGTCGTCCAAGGTGGGCTGCGATCGAGGGTAGGCAGCCTGAATACAGAGAGAATAGAGCCATGAGGTGACTTTCTGCATTAAACATGGGCTCTAGATTAGTGTCAGTGAATCTTGTCTTACCCTGCTGTGAGACCTGCGAGTCCCATATCTGTCCCGTGATGATTCCGGGAGGTAGGCAGAGGCTCCCGCTGTTTGGGGCTGCGAAGGTGGGGGTACATCCATGGGCACTGGACTCCTGTGCCCCAGTTCATCCCGTGTGTAAGACTGGGGTGGCAGGTGGCCTCCATAAGCTGGGTGGCGGCGCCCATCATGGTGTGGGGGGTAGCCATATCGGGGGTCAGAAGGTGGGGTGGGGTACTGACGTTCTGAAGCATAGGAAAGGGAATAGGAGTCTGGGTAGGGCGACAAGGCTGGATCGGCAGGGGGACCAGGGTTACGGACGTAGCGAGCCATGTGTGGGTAAGTGTAGGAGTTCCCTGCAGAAGAAAATGAATTATGTAACTAAACGAcagaacattaataataataataataataataataattaagaaatATTGCTTTAGTTACCTGCAGGGTACTGAGAGGACTCGTACTGGGAGGCAGAAGGCGGTGGTCTCGATTCTGGGTAATAGCCCTCAAGCTGATGTGGTGGGTACTGAGGTATCTGGGCAATTCTGGAGGCAGCAGACAGGTGTTTATGACTAGCCAGGCTCTCTCTGGACCCTCTAGAGTGAGGAGGCACAGGCAACATCACCTTGGGCATGGGATCCAATCtgtccaaaacaaacaaatccctaaataaataaacaaacaaacagattgaTAAATAAATTATCAGGATGCCTTTAATTAAGCCCCCTTGTTAATCTTTTAACAATTTACTATACCCTCAATTATATATTTTGACAGTAAGATTGTTATTTAACCAACTAAAACTTCAATTCGGATTAAAATTGTGatttttctatgttttttttttttgctaaataaaTTTTAAATTATTTGAGGATTATTCATAAATTTTACTACCTTTACATCTTTGCTAGAAAGGAAAACACAGTTTTTTAGAACCTACCATTTATAAACTTTCCAGTAATGGTAGCAAAtgcaaatattatattatttggcCCATAAATGAGTCTAATTATAATATATGGAACTATAATGACAATGACATTTAATTGCTGTTTGAGACAAATGTGCTTTCCAacctaaatacataaaaaaagactaaaaaaaTCATATGATTAATTAGCTTAATTtgagattttacatttaaatataaaataaaggaaatgaattaattattgtAAGCttattttaagaaaatatattatataaataataatttattataggCTTAAATGTAACAATGCATTAAAAATAACCCTCATAATGGTGCTTGGTTACTGCCACCAAGAGGGGATGTTAATTTAATGGTACCAAATTTGCCTGAATACGGTCAAAATTCACAGATGCTACTGCTGGGAACATCAGATGACCAAAAAGCACATTGTTTTTTAATATCATTAAATACATAATGTACTACAGCAAGAGCTGCATATCATTCACACTTTAAAACAAACATGCACTCACGAGTCTGGAGGGGATTCTGGAGCACTGAGGCTACCATTGTCTGGCTTTCCCAGTTTGCGAGTTGGTTCGTACGAGGGATCTGCGCCCCGGGATATTAGCAGCCCTGACCCAGGACCCACTTGTATGATGCCATTGGTGACCATGCCAGGTTTGTGGGACAGACCCTCCACAACCATGCCctcatcaggaagaaggtttGAGGTGCAAACAATGTCCATGTCGTTAAGCTGCGTCAGGGACTGGCTTAGGGGCTTCCTGGTGGGCAACCGCTTGTTCATCTTGCgatacctggcattagacaaTGAAATCAGACACAGGCCATGCTGGCTGTAGAGTCCTATAAACAACAGTTGCGAACTACAAATGCACTTacttctccagctcctcctgGGAATGGGCAAATGTGCAGCTGGCTCCTCTGGGACAGCCTCCTTTCTGCTTCATGTCTCGACACATGTAGGTCTTATATTTACTGTGCTGAGGGGCCTGAAGACAGCAGAGGGGTAGGGTTAGAGGTAACCTCTTCAGCCAGGCACCACGGTTCAGTTTCTTGACCTGCATCTGGGCTGTATGGCTGTAAAAGACCACGGATGAAGATACTGACCTGCTGTGGGTCTCCTCCCTTCTTGCTGTGGTTCTGGATGAAGTCCACTAATCCGTGCACAACTGTCTTTACAGCCACTAGTCCTTTGTCAAGCTGCTCCCAAGTTGGTGCAGGGGCATCTAGTAACAGCAGAGGCAAAAGTACTGCtcattattgataaaataataataattaaaaaaccttcacagactcctctgcatctccacccttgtTTCTGAacgcctcagagagctctctggatctggccatgatggtgatcgtcTTcaccaccactcacttcaaccatcaagagcagagcagactaaacgtctgaggtttaaataagatggactcctccagaataatcctctccaaccatgttctgatcatctgaagctgatgttctgcacctgagtctaattctacacattataagtagtaataaatgtgtgtgggtTCAGACTGTTTTCCTAACATGAAAACttaatttctattaattctatttttataattattatgattaaaGACTTAAGACTTATTTCTTGAGTTGTTTTTCTTGAGTTTAGTctgattacctccatctctccatgTCAATCAAATGTTCAGATGGTTAAATAGGTTCAAAAACACCATTATTCATTAAGGTATTCATGAGATGCCCTAATCCATGTGTGAAttactgaagcatcttcacacagctggtCATGAAGCAAACAGCAGTCAATTGTCCAGACACTTGCTCCCCATTACAATAGGGaacctatttaaaaaaaaaagaggtcacATGGGCAGTGATATAGTGTAGACACAGACCTGGGCTGGGGTCGATGTCAGCCAGCAGCTCTAAATGTAGCCTGAGGCGGTTGAGGTTGGCTGGGTCTCCTGTTCTCTGCAGAGCAATGGTGAGCTCCTGCACACTCTGGGCAAACGATGCTGGGGTCTGCAACTAAAAAAGGGGTAaacagataataataattttttaaaaatcatagtGAATCTCTCTCAAAGCACTAAaactgtgttttactgtgtaAAATATGACCTATTAAACTATGCTACTGCATATAATAGATAATAAATATCTAATTTAAAAACTATAAACTTAagatatataaactatataaactTAAGATACATTTTCAGAATCACTGCTATGTTTAGTGGTTTATCTGATGTAAAACAGCTCCATCATGGTACAGCAAGGAAACTCTGACTTTTGGGCACCTCAAAAAAATCTCTGGCACCATCTAGTGAAAGGTCAGTGGCATTTAAATGACTTGGCACTTAATTGTATGACACCAGTTCCCCCTCATAATGTAGAACCtgagacatatatatattaattttaagAGAcatcagtcagacagacagcgGCAGATGCAATCTTACATGGAGAAGGAACAGAGACCAGCCATCTCCAGCATAAATCAGCAGTTCCCCTTTTAGCATGTCACAGAATTGAAAGctctcctgcagtgtgtgtttgggataTATCCCTATTCCCTCAGTTCAGTGAAACTAACTTCTAATCTCACGCCTCGGGTCATAATTTTGGTTcagatcagactagatcagaCAAAACTACGATAATGAACCCTCTGCTTTTGTGCAGAATTAGCTAAATAAAATTTAAAGtttaacagatctgaccaaaaCCCTACCTTATCTATGATGGACTGCATGTGGGACTTATGAGACTGGTCCCCGTAGAGTAGGGAGGACCACTGGTCAGGGGCGATACGCAAGCCTCCCTCCATGGCGATCTGGACAATCTGAGAGTCGTGCTCTCTCCGCAGAGCCTCGTATGTGCGGAACTCCTCCTTCAGCTGCATCAGAGAGGAGTCCTCGTCTCGCTTGGTCACCTGGAGAAGACGAAAGACATGAATATGGGCTCTTATCATATGAAACTGCTGCAAATTTACTGATATTTAAAAGGGTAAAAATACCTTAAAACAGGAGGCTCTGTAGAGCAGCTGCACCACGTGTCCTATACTGGTTTTAGAAGCCTGAGGGAAGCGGGGCTCCAGCCTCTGAACCACAAACAAGACCAGAACCTTGCGGGACAGGGCCGACCCGTCCTCCAAAGCCAGCAAGACGAGCTTCAGAGCTTCTTCTTGCATggctgcattaaaaaaaaagacatcgtTTTAAGCTTCTTTGCATAGTTTGTAGTGAAGCATCTATTATTTTTTCACTTTCACAAAAGGTTCTAGGATGAGAAACTGAATCGCTCCTTTAATTCTGTTCATCCATTACAAAGACAGTCCAAAGACATTCTGTAAACTtgttaaaagagaaaagttacCAGGGCCGAGAAACTGGCAGCCGCGAGCTCGGACAGCAGCCCACAGGTTGGAGGAGAGCTGCTGTGGGTTTTGGTGCTGCAGGATGAGCTCGGTCACCGTGCGTTCGCCCAGAGAGCGAGCTGCCCGCATGGCCCGGATACggccctcctcctccaccagctgGCAGTGCACTAAGGTCACCAATTTCCTCTGCATGGGCCTGCTGAGAAGGCTCTGGGTTGCACTGCCCAGCCCCACACCTGCACAGAGCAAGCAACAGGGAGAATGAGGCACAGATGTAATACATACATTACTTGGATTAtttttctactggattttggaatAGTCCGAGCGTTCCTTCACGTAAATCTGTGACATAATGACTGGAGGTGAAGTTAGAGAATCTTTTCCATAGACAACTTGAGTAAAAGCAAAATACTGAGAATCTGCAGATGAACAGATTAGTACTTCCTTTATTTTAGCGTTTTCAGAATAACACTGAACTAAACTACATTACTTTTCTCACAAGGCAGGGGTATTATGGGTATTCTGATTTGAAAAGACAGTACAGATATACAGAATATTAAGAATTTAGAGGATGTTATgcatgaatgtttttttctgttccttattttttgttttttcctgtttATTAATAGTTTCTTTCCACTCGTGACTTTCAGAAACACTAGAAAAGCACAGTCAGGTGTTTACATGGCAATGAACAACCACAGGACCAAAGGTTTTTCCAATaaacatacagtaaataaaaatgagaaagtaCAAACCTTTCAAAATATCACTGAGCATGAAACCGTCTCATACAGTCTTTATATGTTATGAGCTAAAGTTTACTTctagttcagttcagcttcCTAATGATCATCAAcacatgtttaaaatgttaagGAACTATATGTTGAAATGCAgtcagcagtgatgctgaggttaTGGAAAAGTTATGGAAATAATTCAGTGAATTTAATAGAAACactaaaaaaagtattgggacacctacaggagcttttatatgacgtcccattctaaacccataggaattaataatatggagctggtccccctttgctctaagttCTAACAGCAgaaggtctggagctctgcagttattggaggctatgctctgagctcagcactcggccctgacccctctctgtacctttacgtggtctgacagacactcggtgtctgagctgctctctgtgagctgttcctcctaaactcttccactgttcaataataacaccactcacagctgatggaggaagatctaggagggaggaa is part of the Salminus brasiliensis chromosome 17, fSalBra1.hap2, whole genome shotgun sequence genome and encodes:
- the rc3h1a gene encoding roquin-1a isoform X5, with translation MPVQAPQWTEFLLCPICTQTFEENARKPISLGCGHTVCKMCLNKLHRKACPFDQTTISTDIELLPFNSALLQLVCGQVPKSQPVTLVRGAEDTEHYEEARICVEELALYLKPLSNTRGVGLGSATQSLLSRPMQRKLVTLVHCQLVEEEGRIRAMRAARSLGERTVTELILQHQNPQQLSSNLWAAVRARGCQFLGPAMQEEALKLVLLALEDGSALSRKVLVLFVVQRLEPRFPQASKTSIGHVVQLLYRASCFKVTKRDEDSSLMQLKEEFRTYEALRREHDSQIVQIAMEGGLRIAPDQWSSLLYGDQSHKSHMQSIIDKLQTPASFAQSVQELTIALQRTGDPANLNRLRLHLELLADIDPSPDAPAPTWEQLDKGLVAVKTVVHGLVDFIQNHSKKGGDPQQAPQHSKYKTYMCRDMKQKGGCPRGASCTFAHSQEELEKYRKMNKRLPTRKPLSQSLTQLNDMDIVCTSNLLPDEGMVVEGLSHKPGMVTNGIIQVGPGSGLLISRGADPSYEPTRKLGKPDNGSLSAPESPPDSLDPMPKVMLPVPPHSRGSRESLASHKHLSAASRIAQIPQYPPHQLEGYYPESRPPPSASQYESSQYPAGNSYTYPHMARYVRNPGPPADPALSPYPDSYSLSYASERQYPTPPSDPRYGYPPHHDGRRHPAYGGHLPPQSYTRDELGHRSPVPMDVPPPSQPQTAGASAYLPESSRDRYGTRRSHSRAAYPRSQPTLDDLHRRRKEIMAQLEERKVVSPPPFASSPNLAPSYDSSYAQEARGQSHYMEENSTAFESFREPDYAAQYSPWSCDTFVPYIGKDVKSKEGMAAGYMEMQNVEKGLRDPALELQRRAPEVKDDDPIIPFGSLPTVSRFGVISRTSKSGYQPSGLVPGHPAKHTASAVDYNYGNHGGWSEASSYPQHQTMPSQGYFSERLPPAAQDREQLRMELQQVNQQITQQNRSMESSSSVVALQREPVSMAGPSAPVEWSTAGVSSEQLSLELHQVEREIGMRTREMALEGHVAPGMKYKLVAASENGQSEHSLQREEHQLALSEGSNGSSSVVQDCGLGSSSMSSLTSKTSSLSLSSDLVASSPDLSKNGVVHTCS
- the rc3h1a gene encoding roquin-1a isoform X1, with product MPVQAPQWTEFLLCPICTQTFEENARKPISLGCGHTVCKMCLNKLHRKACPFDQTTISTDIELLPFNSALLQLVCGQVPKSQPVTLVRGAEDTEHYEEARICVEELALYLKPLSNTRGVGLGSATQSLLSRPMQRKLVTLVHCQLVEEEGRIRAMRAARSLGERTVTELILQHQNPQQLSSNLWAAVRARGCQFLGPAMQEEALKLVLLALEDGSALSRKVLVLFVVQRLEPRFPQASKTSIGHVVQLLYRASCFKVTKRDEDSSLMQLKEEFRTYEALRREHDSQIVQIAMEGGLRIAPDQWSSLLYGDQSHKSHMQSIIDKLQTPASFAQSVQELTIALQRTGDPANLNRLRLHLELLADIDPSPDAPAPTWEQLDKGLVAVKTVVHGLVDFIQNHSKKGGDPQQAPQHSKYKTYMCRDMKQKGGCPRGASCTFAHSQEELEKYRKMNKRLPTRKPLSQSLTQLNDMDIVCTSNLLPDEGMVVEGLSHKPGMVTNGIIQVGPGSGLLISRGADPSYEPTRKLGKPDNGSLSAPESPPDSDLFVLDRLDPMPKVMLPVPPHSRGSRESLASHKHLSAASRIAQIPQYPPHQLEGYYPESRPPPSASQYESSQYPAGNSYTYPHMARYVRNPGPPADPALSPYPDSYSLSYASERQYPTPPSDPRYGYPPHHDGRRHPAYGGHLPPQSYTRDELGHRSPVPMDVPPPSQPQTAGASAYLPESSRDRYGTRRSHSRAAYPRSQPTLDDLHRRRKEIMAQLEERKVVSPPPFASSPNLAPSYDSSYAQEARGQSHVSRPPAVTSSFKYMEENSTAFESFREPDYAAQYSPWSCDTFVPYIGKDVKSKEGMAAGYMEMQNVEKGLRDPALELQRRAPEVKDDDPIIPFGSLPTVSRFGVISRTSKSGYQPSGLVPGHPAKHTASAVDYNYGNHGGWSEASSYPQHQTMPSQGYFSERLPPAAQDREQLRMELQQVNQQITQQNRSMESSSSVVALQREPVSMAGPSAPVEWSTAGVSSEQLSLELHQVEREIGMRTREMALEGHVAPGMKYKLVAASENGQSEHSLQREEHQLALSEGSNGSSSVVQDCGLGSSSMSSLTSKTSSLSLSSDLVASSPDLSKNGVVHTCS